A single genomic interval of Aureliella helgolandensis harbors:
- a CDS encoding UPF0236 family transposase-like protein, with the protein MQLKRVRWAVQDETSSTPIDALLDEAEKSFTCGIREMLCRLNQSSSSFVKTAANIARLSSIDISGESVRQLVEYEGRKVTNQLTRGGIDIGWSSADCTLENVPQKSSASSSAASGAVNDQQKPTPTRVYVGCDGVKVPVVTQAEKTKRRTTIKLKRRRSGKKCRPLPAARAGSDQQYKEARIVVAYNESQTLRLVIATRGDCEVTGRLMRSMATTIKLDEATESIANIDGAPWIRNQLEFHNIVDKINLDYYHMKDNAQKARREMFGEDESGATWLTALTNILMEQGVDALLSELLTQKLTCSGRRLQALEQLIGYISERREIIRYRELRARGIQIGSGPTEAQCKTTTQRVKGRGRRWDFANAECMMNLAALEASNLWDNYWGNHAKNAA; encoded by the coding sequence GTGCAACTAAAGCGTGTTCGGTGGGCAGTTCAAGACGAAACCAGCAGCACACCGATCGATGCCTTGCTGGATGAAGCAGAGAAAAGCTTCACGTGCGGGATACGTGAGATGCTTTGTCGTTTGAATCAAAGTTCCTCCAGCTTTGTAAAGACTGCGGCCAATATCGCTCGTTTATCATCGATCGACATTAGCGGCGAAAGCGTACGGCAATTGGTCGAGTACGAAGGTCGCAAGGTAACCAACCAGCTAACGCGAGGGGGCATTGATATTGGCTGGTCGTCGGCAGACTGCACGTTGGAAAATGTTCCCCAGAAGTCGTCGGCCAGTTCATCAGCCGCATCTGGCGCAGTGAATGATCAACAAAAACCAACCCCAACTCGGGTTTATGTCGGCTGCGACGGAGTGAAGGTACCGGTCGTTACTCAAGCCGAGAAGACTAAGCGTCGCACTACGATCAAACTGAAACGTCGACGTAGTGGAAAGAAATGTCGGCCGTTGCCAGCAGCTCGAGCAGGTTCGGATCAACAGTACAAGGAAGCAAGAATCGTAGTTGCTTACAACGAATCTCAGACGCTCCGGCTTGTGATAGCTACCCGCGGTGATTGCGAAGTCACTGGGCGCTTGATGCGAAGTATGGCGACGACCATCAAACTAGATGAAGCGACTGAGTCCATTGCAAATATCGATGGCGCTCCATGGATACGCAACCAATTGGAGTTTCACAACATTGTGGATAAAATCAACTTGGATTACTACCACATGAAAGACAACGCACAAAAGGCGCGTCGCGAGATGTTCGGCGAGGATGAATCGGGAGCCACATGGTTAACGGCATTGACCAACATCCTGATGGAACAGGGAGTCGACGCACTGCTGAGTGAGCTGCTTACTCAGAAACTCACGTGCTCAGGTCGACGCCTTCAAGCCTTGGAGCAATTGATCGGATATATTTCGGAGCGTCGTGAAATCATTCGTTATCGCGAACTTCGCGCTCGCGGCATTCAGATCGGCAGTGGTCCGACCGAGGCCCAATGCAAAACTACCACACAACGGGTCAAAGGCCGAGGTCGCCGGTGGGATTTCGCCAATGCCGAGTGCATGATGAACCTCGCTGCACTCGAAGCGAGTAACCTCTGGGACAATTACTGGGGAAATCATGCAAAAAATGCTGCCTAA
- a CDS encoding PadR family transcriptional regulator: protein MVSKELIAASTKPLVLAVLSKGESYGYAIIQEVRQHSGGQLEWSEGMLYPVLHRMEKDKLILASWRVGENGRKRKYYRLSASGTRAIETERQHWFAVHETLATFWGAKECLTLSPQ from the coding sequence ATGGTGTCAAAAGAGCTAATTGCGGCCTCAACAAAACCACTCGTCTTGGCGGTGTTGTCGAAAGGCGAGAGCTATGGGTACGCGATCATTCAGGAAGTGCGCCAGCATTCGGGTGGCCAGTTGGAGTGGTCGGAGGGGATGTTGTATCCCGTATTGCATCGAATGGAAAAGGACAAGCTGATACTTGCATCGTGGAGGGTCGGCGAGAATGGCAGGAAGCGTAAGTACTACCGACTAAGCGCATCGGGTACTCGAGCAATTGAAACAGAGCGGCAACACTGGTTTGCTGTCCACGAGACCTTGGCTACATTTTGGGGAGCAAAAGAATGTTTGACATTGAGTCCGCAATAG
- a CDS encoding macro domain-containing protein: MQTVQGDLIALAIAGKFDVIVHGCNCHNAMGAGIAQSIREQFPEAFAADLATAKGSREKLGTYSSATVDCNGHSLTIVNAYTQFNWSGQGVQADYDAIRRVFARIKADFGGKRIGYPRLGAGLAGGDWNAISQIISEELAGENHTLVEYQP, from the coding sequence ATGCAAACTGTCCAGGGTGATCTCATTGCGTTAGCCATCGCTGGCAAATTTGACGTTATTGTCCACGGTTGCAACTGCCACAACGCCATGGGGGCTGGCATTGCCCAATCCATCAGAGAGCAGTTTCCGGAGGCCTTCGCTGCGGATTTGGCGACTGCCAAGGGCTCACGAGAAAAACTCGGAACCTACTCTTCCGCGACCGTCGATTGCAATGGTCATTCTCTGACGATCGTCAACGCCTACACTCAGTTCAACTGGAGCGGTCAGGGGGTTCAGGCTGACTACGATGCAATCCGCCGCGTCTTCGCGCGCATCAAGGCTGACTTTGGCGGCAAACGCATTGGTTACCCGCGACTGGGTGCCGGACTGGCCGGAGGCGATTGGAACGCTATCTCACAAATCATCTCTGAAGAGCTGGCTGGAGAGAATCACACACTAGTGGAGTACCAACCGTAG
- a CDS encoding ABC transporter ATP-binding protein, whose amino-acid sequence MGEDVVRVQNLSRRFGKTLALDDLSLNLQPGLVYGLLGVNGAGKTTLIKHLLGLLRAQQGEVRVFGLDPVREPVKVLQRIGYLSEERDLPEWMRIDELLRYTRAFHPSWDKAYEQELLQLFRLDPSKKVKSLSKGMRAQAGLITAVAHRPELLVLDEPSTGLDAVVRKDILNALVRTVANEGRTAIFSSHLLDEVELMSDFVIIVNHGRLVLTGPLADIKASHRALTVKLHSAEVTLPSIDGVLGSEKLLAIREPDAMWRVICQGPHAPIQEAIQAVGGEVKEVGQASLQEIFIACVDRSQADATQGRLR is encoded by the coding sequence ATGGGGGAAGACGTAGTACGCGTTCAGAATCTCTCACGGCGATTCGGAAAGACGCTGGCGCTCGACGATCTATCGCTGAATCTACAGCCTGGATTGGTCTACGGCTTGCTCGGCGTGAATGGCGCTGGCAAGACGACGCTCATAAAGCATTTGCTTGGCCTCTTGCGCGCCCAACAGGGGGAGGTTCGCGTCTTTGGGTTGGATCCCGTTCGAGAGCCGGTCAAAGTTCTTCAGCGCATCGGCTATCTTTCCGAAGAACGCGATCTGCCTGAGTGGATGCGGATTGATGAATTACTGCGTTACACGCGAGCCTTTCACCCCAGTTGGGATAAAGCCTACGAACAAGAATTGCTACAGCTATTTCGCCTTGACCCTTCTAAAAAGGTCAAGTCGTTGTCCAAGGGGATGCGCGCTCAAGCTGGCCTGATCACGGCGGTAGCACACCGGCCCGAGCTGTTGGTGTTGGACGAGCCTTCGACCGGACTTGATGCAGTCGTTCGTAAAGATATTCTCAATGCACTAGTCCGCACCGTTGCAAACGAGGGACGCACTGCAATTTTCTCTTCCCACCTACTCGATGAAGTCGAATTGATGTCCGACTTCGTAATCATTGTAAATCATGGAAGATTAGTGCTAACCGGCCCACTGGCTGACATCAAAGCCTCTCACCGTGCATTGACGGTCAAGCTCCATAGTGCGGAGGTGACTTTGCCTAGCATCGACGGAGTGCTTGGCAGTGAGAAACTACTTGCAATTCGTGAGCCGGATGCCATGTGGCGTGTGATTTGCCAAGGTCCTCATGCTCCAATTCAAGAAGCGATTCAAGCGGTTGGAGGCGAGGTGAAGGAGGTCGGGCAAGCATCGCTGCAAGAAATCTTTATCGCTTGTGTCGATCGAAGTCAAGCGGACGCGACGCAGGGCAGGCTACGATGA
- a CDS encoding IS1182 family transposase → MNTQKPSQLARVSRPHRIQVEMHMLSLEDMLPRDHRARIVWSFVKTLDLEPLYEKIVVTKRTVGRNSIAPEILVSLWLLATLDGIGTARELGRRCETDIAYLWTLGNVTVNYHTLSDFRVENGAFLEKTLVDTVASLVAQGLVPLETIAQDGMRVRASAGSSSFRRKPTLESLQQQAQAHVDRLKKESENECDRSAGDARRQAAVERASRERQERLDEALRQFEELSKQRESRRKGDGEKTRVSTTDPDARNMKMANGGFDPAFNVQFATDADSRVIVAVDVINSGTDSGQMAPMHEKVCSTYDKTPKAQLVDSAYATKGDVKTVESKGTEVVSTIPRGSVLESKGKDPHAQQPGESDEYTAFRARMAKEEYKELYKTRPSVAEFPNADCRNRNLRQFKVRGLVKVKAVALWHAVAFNFTRMVNLGALAI, encoded by the coding sequence ATGAATACTCAAAAACCATCGCAGCTTGCTCGTGTTTCCCGCCCCCATCGTATTCAAGTGGAAATGCACATGCTTTCACTTGAAGATATGCTTCCGCGCGACCATCGTGCTCGCATTGTCTGGTCGTTTGTCAAAACGTTGGACCTAGAACCTCTGTATGAAAAGATCGTTGTCACCAAGAGGACCGTTGGCCGCAATAGTATTGCGCCGGAGATACTGGTTTCACTGTGGCTTCTGGCAACCTTGGATGGCATCGGCACAGCCCGAGAACTTGGTCGCCGATGCGAGACGGACATAGCCTATTTATGGACGCTCGGAAATGTCACGGTCAATTATCACACGTTGAGCGACTTTCGAGTGGAGAACGGAGCATTCTTGGAGAAGACGCTCGTTGACACGGTTGCCTCGTTGGTCGCCCAAGGTCTGGTGCCCCTGGAGACCATTGCCCAAGACGGAATGCGCGTTCGGGCTAGTGCAGGCAGTAGTTCGTTTCGCCGCAAGCCGACGCTTGAGTCATTGCAGCAGCAGGCTCAGGCTCACGTAGATAGATTGAAGAAAGAATCCGAGAACGAATGCGATCGTTCCGCTGGAGACGCACGTCGCCAAGCGGCAGTCGAACGAGCATCGCGTGAGCGTCAAGAGCGATTAGATGAGGCTTTGCGACAGTTTGAGGAGCTTAGTAAGCAGCGCGAGTCTCGGAGAAAAGGTGACGGCGAAAAGACTCGCGTGAGCACTACGGACCCTGACGCCCGTAATATGAAGATGGCCAATGGTGGCTTCGATCCGGCCTTCAACGTCCAGTTCGCAACCGATGCTGACTCGCGAGTAATAGTCGCTGTCGATGTTATCAACTCGGGAACTGACAGTGGCCAAATGGCACCAATGCACGAGAAAGTGTGCTCAACTTACGACAAGACACCAAAGGCGCAATTGGTCGATTCCGCTTACGCAACCAAGGGCGATGTTAAGACCGTGGAGTCTAAAGGGACCGAAGTCGTCTCCACGATCCCCCGTGGATCGGTATTGGAAAGCAAAGGCAAAGATCCTCACGCGCAGCAACCTGGCGAAAGCGACGAATACACAGCGTTTCGCGCGAGAATGGCCAAAGAGGAATACAAAGAGCTTTACAAGACGCGCCCGTCGGTTGCCGAGTTTCCCAATGCGGACTGCCGCAATCGGAACCTTCGGCAATTCAAAGTTCGAGGACTGGTGAAGGTCAAAGCGGTAGCGCTATGGCATGCCGTGGCCTTTAACTTCACACGCATGGTAAACCTGGGGGCCTTGGCAATCTAA
- a CDS encoding glycosyltransferase → MAYIWDYLLLAGCVGGALMSLFVRRRFQRALQMIQWTNRPQNPAECQTSVSVIVPARNEEKDICSGLHSILEQSGVNLEVLVINDHSSDQTGEIADSMAAKDGRLTVLHDPLLQPGWLGKANAMQTASKRADGEYLLFSDADIQHAPDCFRTALAEFEHRQLDFLSLLPSVQCVSLWENINIPMYMGGMALLIGPAMADPQKPDSLGAGAFMLIRATAFHAVGGYESLKGEMLDDVGMAKLLKREGYRVDFHAAPDLLTVRLFKGNHDAFWGTTKNILAGLNGRTWFAPIALVLPIVVFWPAPAAFAYGIATGSFGLALIGAATYLYQYGNLFPSRCILAFHRGKTLLFPLVAVVVFCCVLRALYFKICRGSIVWRKRVIRVAEE, encoded by the coding sequence ATGGCTTACATTTGGGATTACTTGCTACTGGCTGGTTGCGTGGGAGGAGCTCTGATGTCGCTCTTTGTGCGCCGGAGATTTCAGCGTGCCCTGCAGATGATCCAATGGACGAATCGTCCGCAGAATCCGGCGGAGTGCCAAACGTCGGTCAGTGTGATTGTTCCGGCCAGGAATGAAGAGAAAGACATTTGCAGTGGACTGCACTCGATTTTAGAGCAGTCGGGCGTCAATTTGGAAGTGCTGGTAATCAACGACCATTCTTCCGACCAAACTGGCGAGATTGCCGATTCGATGGCTGCCAAGGATGGTCGTCTAACCGTCCTACACGATCCACTGTTGCAGCCGGGGTGGCTAGGAAAAGCCAACGCGATGCAGACGGCCAGTAAGCGGGCAGACGGTGAGTATCTACTATTCAGTGATGCGGACATTCAACATGCACCGGACTGTTTTCGAACAGCGCTTGCTGAATTTGAACACCGGCAACTCGACTTCCTCAGCCTACTCCCCTCGGTCCAATGCGTTTCACTGTGGGAGAACATCAACATTCCGATGTACATGGGCGGAATGGCACTGTTAATTGGACCTGCCATGGCAGATCCGCAGAAACCCGATTCCTTGGGGGCTGGCGCCTTCATGCTGATTCGCGCTACCGCCTTTCATGCGGTGGGCGGCTATGAATCCCTCAAGGGCGAGATGCTGGATGATGTGGGTATGGCGAAGCTACTGAAGCGGGAAGGCTATCGCGTTGACTTCCATGCCGCACCAGATCTTCTGACGGTGCGATTGTTCAAGGGGAATCACGATGCATTTTGGGGAACCACCAAAAACATTCTCGCCGGACTGAACGGTCGTACTTGGTTTGCCCCGATTGCCCTCGTGCTACCCATTGTCGTATTTTGGCCTGCTCCCGCTGCATTCGCCTACGGAATCGCTACAGGCTCGTTCGGGTTGGCATTGATTGGCGCAGCAACCTATCTATATCAGTACGGCAACTTATTCCCCAGCCGCTGCATCCTCGCCTTTCACCGAGGCAAGACGTTGCTTTTCCCACTCGTAGCGGTCGTAGTTTTCTGCTGTGTGCTGCGCGCCCTCTACTTCAAAATCTGCCGTGGATCGATTGTGTGGCGCAAGCGTGTGATCCGAGTTGCCGAGGAATAG
- the lexA gene encoding transcriptional repressor LexA: protein MNRPLTKQQQVVYDFIRERIIARGYGPTVREIGEHMNIKSPNGVMCHLKAIERKGMIVRTANKSRAIELTEPISRLFGASLTVSGNVHDSVYFPVPAEQGKTVDLSIMARDGRCLLKVLDDSLQEVHICSGDYLIMQLRETPASGQLVMVQISETENALRYWFPEHGRTRLQPVNRLQPALLVDQAEVLGVVVGVVRSVDNLLF, encoded by the coding sequence ATGAACCGACCACTCACAAAGCAACAGCAGGTTGTTTACGATTTTATCCGCGAGCGGATTATAGCGCGCGGGTACGGTCCCACGGTGCGTGAGATTGGCGAGCACATGAACATCAAATCGCCCAACGGCGTGATGTGCCATCTCAAAGCCATCGAGCGCAAGGGGATGATTGTGCGTACTGCGAATAAGAGCCGTGCGATTGAACTGACGGAGCCCATTTCGCGACTCTTTGGCGCTTCTCTGACCGTCAGTGGCAATGTCCACGACAGTGTCTATTTTCCGGTTCCCGCAGAGCAGGGGAAGACGGTGGACCTGTCGATCATGGCTCGGGATGGTCGCTGCCTGCTGAAGGTACTCGATGATTCGCTGCAAGAAGTGCACATTTGCAGTGGTGATTACCTCATCATGCAGCTTCGCGAGACGCCCGCCTCCGGGCAACTCGTGATGGTGCAAATTAGTGAAACCGAGAATGCGTTGCGGTACTGGTTTCCCGAACACGGTCGCACGCGTTTGCAGCCCGTCAATCGCCTGCAGCCAGCCTTGCTCGTTGACCAAGCCGAAGTCCTGGGAGTGGTCGTGGGGGTCGTTCGCAGTGTTGACAATCTCTTGTTTTAA
- a CDS encoding macro domain-containing protein translates to MNVVLTIGDVLDASADVLICTANPWLNMSGGINGAIRERCDEIQAELRTHLDSIMQSAVPAGTVVRTSAGSLPFSHIIHAVAIDPFYDSSHQLVAATLTAAFELACSLGARSVSLPTLRAVDLIAI, encoded by the coding sequence ATGAATGTGGTGCTGACCATTGGCGACGTGCTCGACGCCTCCGCTGACGTTTTGATCTGCACTGCCAATCCGTGGCTCAACATGTCCGGCGGCATAAACGGCGCGATCCGCGAACGCTGTGACGAAATCCAAGCGGAACTTCGTACTCACCTCGATTCGATCATGCAATCTGCGGTGCCTGCCGGCACGGTGGTCCGTACGTCGGCAGGGTCCCTCCCTTTCTCGCATATCATCCACGCTGTGGCGATCGACCCCTTCTACGATTCATCCCATCAACTTGTCGCCGCCACGTTGACTGCTGCATTCGAACTCGCGTGTTCGCTTGGCGCCCGTTCGGTTTCGCTTCCCACGCTTCGGGCTGTTGATTTAATAGCAATTTGA
- a CDS encoding HEAT repeat domain-containing protein, with protein sequence MNPTEKLDESEADNGAAVYRCRHEPEHRRFVLASLKELMANPDSAIIHRAMSAAGCIGGAFDQTNALADLVPLVATHLSSDNDLIRRVAVGSLHCIGSNHTECAVPALIAACNDELLLDAALLALVDVSNGSHDAVLCFHRFSAHTNGKIRRIALRGLGSCNANDTESINILNAASG encoded by the coding sequence ATGAATCCAACGGAAAAGCTCGACGAATCGGAAGCCGATAACGGGGCGGCGGTCTATCGTTGTCGCCATGAACCAGAGCACCGTCGTTTCGTTCTGGCATCGCTCAAGGAACTAATGGCCAACCCTGATTCCGCCATCATTCACCGAGCAATGAGCGCCGCAGGATGCATTGGCGGCGCATTCGACCAAACAAATGCCTTGGCTGACCTCGTGCCATTGGTCGCCACGCATCTTTCTTCCGACAACGATTTGATACGTCGTGTTGCCGTGGGGTCTCTGCACTGCATCGGGTCAAACCACACGGAATGTGCTGTCCCCGCGTTGATCGCTGCTTGCAACGACGAACTGCTGCTAGATGCGGCATTGCTTGCCCTCGTTGATGTCTCTAACGGTTCCCATGATGCGGTTCTTTGTTTTCACCGTTTTTCCGCGCACACCAATGGAAAAATCCGCAGGATTGCGCTTCGTGGGCTTGGTTCTTGTAACGCCAATGACACGGAATCGATCAACATTTTGAACGCAGCTAGCGGCTGA
- a CDS encoding FAD-dependent monooxygenase, producing MDVAILGGGIAGLATAISLAEIGMTVNIFERRKSVHNLGAGIVCWPNASFVLSELGILEELQDVAGPVTAMRRISQDGLELGSLDIQQLNASMNFPSLAVLRVDLMQILLRRVQESGIPIYYQSEAINIVKDNEHAHRVVFSNRPSIRPDIIIGADGRMNSIARKFVVGNNQPVFQGFLNWIGVYQSAANMFEPMEIEDYWGVGSRFGIVPVSNSLAYWAGGVASTVDRRGETADPIAHLQASFQNWPAAVQTVITHASDANTKRLPLYDHDPLLKWHKGNVLLIGDAAHAALPTSGQGAAQALEDAWCLARELAAAPSNPEAALTTFTNKRREKTTGIIMSGRALAGGLFSRNVDACAARDKKALQTDYAAMATGMATSWSSGLPIGV from the coding sequence TTGGACGTCGCGATACTCGGCGGAGGAATAGCAGGGCTAGCGACTGCGATTTCGTTGGCGGAAATTGGCATGACCGTAAACATCTTCGAGCGTCGAAAGTCCGTGCACAATCTCGGGGCAGGCATTGTTTGCTGGCCCAACGCAAGCTTCGTCCTATCTGAGCTGGGAATTCTAGAGGAACTCCAGGACGTCGCAGGACCGGTCACCGCTATGCGGCGAATTTCGCAAGATGGATTGGAGCTGGGAAGTCTGGACATTCAGCAACTTAACGCATCCATGAACTTTCCGAGTCTCGCCGTTTTGCGCGTGGACTTGATGCAGATCCTCTTGCGGAGAGTCCAAGAAAGCGGCATTCCGATCTACTACCAGTCGGAAGCCATCAACATTGTTAAAGACAACGAACATGCCCACCGCGTTGTGTTTTCCAATCGGCCATCCATCAGACCTGACATTATTATTGGTGCCGACGGAAGAATGAATTCCATCGCCCGCAAGTTCGTCGTCGGGAATAATCAGCCAGTCTTTCAGGGATTCCTTAACTGGATTGGCGTTTACCAGAGTGCCGCAAACATGTTTGAGCCAATGGAGATTGAAGACTACTGGGGTGTAGGATCTCGCTTCGGTATTGTCCCCGTCTCCAACAGCCTGGCCTATTGGGCTGGAGGTGTTGCGAGCACCGTGGATCGACGTGGGGAGACGGCCGATCCTATCGCTCATTTGCAAGCCTCCTTCCAGAATTGGCCTGCCGCCGTCCAGACAGTAATCACACATGCGTCCGACGCAAATACCAAGCGACTTCCGTTGTATGACCACGACCCTTTGCTGAAATGGCACAAGGGCAACGTATTGTTAATTGGTGACGCCGCACACGCCGCGTTACCAACTTCGGGACAAGGAGCAGCGCAAGCCTTGGAGGACGCGTGGTGTCTAGCGCGTGAGCTGGCTGCAGCGCCCAGCAATCCTGAAGCGGCATTGACGACTTTCACCAACAAACGGCGGGAGAAGACAACCGGAATTATCATGAGCGGTCGGGCTTTAGCGGGAGGCCTATTCAGCCGCAACGTCGACGCTTGTGCAGCGCGTGACAAGAAAGCCCTGCAAACAGATTATGCAGCGATGGCAACTGGCATGGCGACTAGCTGGAGCTCAGGACTACCGATCGGTGTCTAA
- a CDS encoding pyrophosphate--fructose-6-phosphate 1-phosphotransferase, translated as MSIQRVGILTAGGLAPCLSSAIGALIEAYTRQAPTVEIVCYRSGYKGLLLGDSFLVTPEMRQQAAVLHQHGGSPIGNSRVKLTNNADCVKRGLVNEGDDPLRVAAERLQTDRVDVLHTIGGDDTNTTAADLAAYLAKNNYALTVVGLPKTIDNDVIPIKQSLGAWTAAEEGAKFFENVVGEHNANPRMLIVHEVMGRNCGWLTAATAVAYRNRLDHLNFLPAMGLSRERKEVHGVYVPEMVFDLAAEADRLRGVMDEFDCVNIFISEGAGVETIIQEMESRGEKVPKDAFGHYKLDAVNPGKWFAEQFGKMLSAEKTLVQKSGYFSRAAAANADDIALIARCAEKAVECALARIGGVIGEDEQQGDELRAIEFERIKGGKPFDINLPWFGNLLSEIGQAKGRAIETQHV; from the coding sequence ATGTCGATTCAACGCGTTGGAATCTTAACGGCAGGGGGCCTCGCTCCGTGTCTATCTTCGGCTATCGGCGCCTTGATCGAGGCCTATACGCGGCAGGCGCCTACGGTTGAAATCGTTTGCTATCGCTCGGGCTACAAGGGGCTGTTGTTGGGAGATAGCTTTCTGGTTACGCCAGAGATGCGCCAGCAAGCTGCCGTGTTGCATCAGCACGGTGGTAGCCCCATCGGTAATAGCCGTGTCAAGCTAACGAATAATGCCGACTGTGTGAAACGTGGCTTGGTCAACGAAGGTGATGATCCACTGCGGGTTGCGGCGGAGCGACTGCAGACCGACCGGGTCGACGTACTGCACACGATTGGTGGCGATGACACCAATACCACGGCTGCGGATTTAGCCGCCTACCTGGCGAAAAATAACTACGCACTAACGGTCGTTGGCTTGCCTAAAACCATCGACAATGATGTGATTCCAATCAAGCAAAGCTTGGGGGCGTGGACCGCAGCCGAAGAGGGCGCCAAGTTCTTTGAGAATGTGGTCGGCGAACACAACGCCAATCCTCGCATGTTGATCGTTCACGAAGTCATGGGCCGCAATTGTGGTTGGCTGACCGCTGCCACCGCGGTGGCATATCGCAATCGCTTGGACCACCTGAATTTCCTGCCTGCGATGGGGCTTTCGCGAGAACGCAAGGAGGTGCATGGGGTCTATGTTCCTGAGATGGTTTTCGATCTAGCTGCAGAGGCCGATCGGTTGCGCGGCGTGATGGATGAGTTTGACTGCGTCAACATTTTCATTTCCGAAGGAGCCGGCGTTGAAACCATTATCCAGGAAATGGAATCGCGCGGCGAAAAAGTTCCCAAGGACGCGTTTGGGCACTATAAACTCGACGCAGTGAATCCAGGCAAGTGGTTTGCAGAGCAGTTCGGCAAGATGTTAAGCGCTGAAAAAACTTTGGTGCAAAAGAGTGGTTACTTTAGTCGCGCCGCCGCTGCCAACGCGGACGACATCGCCTTGATCGCACGCTGTGCCGAAAAAGCCGTTGAATGCGCGTTGGCCCGAATTGGTGGCGTGATCGGTGAAGATGAGCAGCAGGGCGATGAGTTGCGAGCCATCGAGTTTGAACGCATTAAAGGCGGGAAGCCGTTTGATATCAACCTGCCATGGTTCGGGAACTTGTTGAGCGAGATTGGACAAGCTAAAGGTCGAGCAATCGAAACTCAGCACGTCTAG